A window from Cydia pomonella isolate Wapato2018A chromosome 8, ilCydPomo1, whole genome shotgun sequence encodes these proteins:
- the LOC133520337 gene encoding receptor-type tyrosine-protein phosphatase epsilon-like, with protein MDAIFTKKQLGVRYSEEKIVRILQQEHNRIILQTGDGESDYINAIRVNGYNTSNKYLCCRGPLQSTAEDFWKMVFADQSRVIVMLFKAQEEKREACYQYLNPKKGKIVIYGNFTIQTVKVKAFRDHVVTKLWVTHDNGDTLDVTHFTYTD; from the coding sequence atggacgcgattttcacaaaaaaacagTTGGGCGTCAGATACAGTGAAGAGAAAATAGTCAGGATTCTTCAGCAGGAACATAACAGGATAATTCTCCAAACTGGGGATGGAGAGAGTGATTACATAAACGCGATTCGTGTGAACGGGTACAACACCAGCAACAAATACTTATGCTGTCGAGGCCCACTCCAGTCAACAGCGGAAGATTTCTGGAAGATGGTGTTCGCAGACCAATCCAGAGTAATTGTTATGCTGTTTAAAGCTCAGGAAGAAAAAAGGGAAGCTTGCTATCAATACTTGAACccgaaaaaaggaaaaatagtGATCTACGGAAACTTCACCATCCAAACAGTGAAAGTAAAGGCCTTCCGGGATCACGTAGTGACCAAGCTGTGGGTGACACATGACAACGGTGATACTTTGGACGTTACTCATTTCACTTACACCGATTGA
- the LOC133520338 gene encoding uncharacterized protein LOC133520338, giving the protein MDSETFNDIFGPNPWDYNRTIFHAISASDMDNVFVRIFESYDDREDLKSIIRLKNKDGDTCLHTAAKEQYGTEADTFISRMTAMGAELDGQNNEGDIVLHIAVKNNDHELVEELLDMSQ; this is encoded by the coding sequence ATGGACTCCGAGACATTCAACGACATTTTTGGTCCAAATCCTTGGGACTATAATCGTACGATATTCCATGCTATCTCTGCCTCTGATATGGACAATGTTTTTGTGAGAATATTTGAGAGTTATGATGATCGTGAAGACCTTAAATCCATTATTCGACTCAAGAATAAAGACGGAGACACGTGTCTACACACCGCGGCAAAGGAGCAATACGGAACAGAGGCTGACACTTTCATCAGTAGGATGACAGCCATGGGAGCAGAGTTGGACGGCCAAAATAATGAAGGAGATATCGTTTTACATATAGCGGTAAAGAATAACGACCACGAGCTGGTGGAAGAACTGCTAGATATGAGTCAATAA
- the LOC133520339 gene encoding putative ankyrin repeat protein RF_0381, which yields MFHVIAEEGLGNVLDRIWNATRQKELEHILKLKNNDGELCLHSAVKNLRGIEAEKIMIQLFDMGADLDAQDDTGDTVLHIAVKQQDYQLVKWLLSLRIDINIKYKSELTAYQLAEEKKDYKMTTMILSKKGSFDEWLVKNFKSIAFL from the coding sequence ATGTTCCATGTGATAGCTGAAGAAGGCCTCGGCAATGTTTTGGATCGAATTTGGAATGCTACCCGTCAAAAAGAGCTAGAGCACatactgaaactcaaaaacaaCGACGGGGAGTTGTGTTTACACAGCGCCGTCAAGAACCTCCGAGGAATTGAAgctgaaaaaataatgattcaGCTATTTGATATGGGAGCAGATTTGGACGCACAAGATGACACTGGAGACACTGTTCTGCACATAGCAGTGAAACAACAAGACTACCAGCTGGTGAAGTGGCTGCTCTCATTGCGTAttgacataaatataaaatataagagTGAATTGACCGCATATCAGCTAGCCGAAGAGAAGAAAGATTACAAAATGACAACAatgattttatcaaaaaaaggaAGTTTTGATGAGTGGTTGGTAAAGAATTTCAAGTCCATCGCTTTTTTGTAA